A stretch of the Nicotiana tabacum cultivar K326 chromosome 6, ASM71507v2, whole genome shotgun sequence genome encodes the following:
- the LOC107763131 gene encoding uncharacterized protein LOC107763131: MFTQEEQMQGNWDGQQQIVVPFAENVVVATAAAGVVIGSKKRGRPPKGFKEKGGSKGSSKNKRENVDENVGITVSGMRDVSGQGVVMNEKKKRIGRPKGSKNKKRKVGENGEELPSAVDLVNGCGDILIKKKNVGGKPKGSKNKNRNFERNKEGIVKKAHQGRPKGSKNKKKNVTSDEMEIVLPIGDTCLEKSNAEIIVANEMSKTDIVAAGDVGISVNQVAGHNEIVKKKAGRPKGSKNKKKDGRPKGSENKKKVGRPKGSKNKKKVLIGLLTVGHWNGGGGKEHIVRQGQRRGSKTKKEITLGYLSNANATTGDEVDVMRQDARKKRITMAGQSGVILNEEEGMIVKKNDGRGRPKKGSNTKNKLILGRSRDINTNNGCGYMDAVSQEDNEKNFFLAVGNGDRIFKKKRRGRPKSSKNKKRSTGGNFIDANLNNGGQDVATTRIDVVEKGILLTEENRGDLNEFAFGSAVRVVRRKGVLGRPKGSKNKKKTITSNSSDVYSGNGVGAMNIWKEHEDKTASLATDRMEILSEVTIAKKDSCSLPHGLHNENKIGESEKANTVNFIPCENGVSERKGSRGRPKGLKNKKKVVFDAVEIQGMTGEIAVDTNGVNLSIKRKNRPGRPKGSTNKKSKNKSEENNKTAVALIMHDNRGGSQAEQKVKFCGLLPVATKNGGISGEPTLLDAEGGRVIKRRVGRGRPKGSKNKKKLGAFDMGLPCQVSCQNAISRMVKRRGRPKGLNDKKKIAIVPACMGEQELSTYAEINGLTQPGVLDTISWKDQQNFNCHQCKHYKAAVVFCSRCKRKRYCNDCIAKWYPERTKDEVEYACPFCCRNCNCGACLQTDVFLKDCCKQTDEKIRLEGSLYLLFNILPLLRHIQREQRSELDVEANIRGVRLTEEDVTKSLIDDDDRVYCDNCNTSIVNFHRSCPNPDCSFEICINCCRELRDGAARGATEASSSLSKSVEASHTAALKGNVPSDDWRSPEALLANGCPNHMFSDVAEWRAKSDGSIPCPPKEHGGCGSSLMALRRIFEANWVDQLIQSAEALTCNYHLPDMDLSHGCSICLATTSVQNSDNHCQVRQASFRNNSHDNSLYCPNAVHIGGNDFEHFQMHWRAGEPVIVRNAQAKASGLSWEPMVMWRAFRNARKKLNEETFSVKSIDCLDWCQVEINIHQFFKGYLEGRWHRSGWPEILKLKDWPPTNSFEECLPRHGADFFAMLPFSEYTHPRRGLLNLATKLPDTALKPDLGPKTYIAYGYPEELRRGDSVTKLHCDISDAVNILTHTTEVNVAHGQREIIEKLRKQHEVEDSKELCSGIAEALDSQQRFDKTETIDSKSQGSIDDNKSCLLETMDKGKDFDKEKDIISNMKYTDISGRTSLSDEINPSTNSLAIVEASVALEIKQDCAEVECGGAVWDIFRRQDVPKLTEYLQKHWREFRHINNAPVTSVIHPIHDQTFYLNEKHKKQLKEEFNVEPWTFEQYLGEAVFIPAGCPHQVRNRQSCIKVAVDFVSPENVQECIRLTEEFRLLPKTHRSKQDILEVKKLGLYAASVAINEATNLMSNFNAPQSCDELQQQEQAAETGSSIAEGLGGSPSAIVTKS, from the exons ATGTTCACGCAAGAAGAGCAGATGCAGGGGAATTGGGATGGCCAGcagcaaattgtggtaccatttGCAGAAAATGTAGTagttgctactgctgctgctggtGTTGTTATAGGTTCTAAAAAAAGAGGAAGACCACCAAAGGGTTTTAAAGAAAAAGGAGGATCAAAGGGTTCTTCTAAAAATAAGAGGGAAAATGTTGACGAAAATGTGGGAATTACAGTTAGTGGCATGAGGGATGTAAGTGGACAAGGGGTAGttatgaatgagaagaagaaACGAATCGGCAGACCAAAGGGTTCTAAgaataagaagagaaaggttgGAGAAAATGGGGAAGAATTGCCAAGTGCAGTTGACTTAGTTAATGGCTGTGGGGACATTCTTATCAAGAAGAAGAATGTAGGGGGAAAGCCCAAGGGTTCtaagaacaaaaatagaaattttgaacGAAACAAAGAAGGGATTGTCAAAAAGGCACATCAAGGAAGGCCAAAGGGTtcaaagaataagaagaaaaatgtTACCAGTGATGAAATGGAAATAGTGCTACCAATAGGTGATACTTGTCTTGAAAAGAGTAATGCTGAGATTATTGTTGCAAATGAAATGTCTAAAACTGACATTGTTGCAGCTGGTGATGTTGGGATAAGTGTAAACCAAGTTGCTGGACACAATGAGATAGTCAAGAAGAAAGCTGGTCGGCCCAAGGGTTctaagaataagaagaaagatggtCGGCCCAAGGGTTccgagaataagaagaaagttgGTCGGCCCAAGGGTTCAAAGAACAAGAAGAAAGTCTTGATTGGTCTTCTGACTGTTGGCCATTGGAATGGAGGTGGAGGCAAAGAACATATAGTCAGGCAAGGCCAGCGTAGGGGTTCAAAGACTAAGAAGGAAATCACATTAGGCTATTTGAGTAATGCTAATGCTACTACTGGAGATGAAGTAGATGTTATGCGCCAGGATGCGAGGAAGAAAAGAATCACTATGGCTGGTCAAAGTGGAGTAATTCTGAATGAGGAAGAAGGGATGATAGTCAAGAAGAACGATGGGCGCGGCAGACCCAAAAAGGGTTCAAACACCAAAAACAAACTTATACTAGGCCGTTCAAGGGATATTAATACTAATAATGGATGTGGATACATGGATGCAGTCAGTCAGGAAGATaatgaaaagaatttttttttagctGTGGGTAATGGAGACAGGATATTCAAGAAGAAGAGGCGTGGTCGGCCCAAGAGCtcaaaaaataagaagagaagtaCTGGTGGTAATTTCATTGATGCTAATCTTAATAATGGAGGACAAGATGTGGCTACTACGAGGATAGATGTGGTTGAAAAGGGAATTCTTTTAACTGAAGAAAATAGGGGAGACCTGAATGAATTTGCTTTTGGTTCTGCAGTTAGAGTAGTCAGGAGGAAGGGTGTCCTTGGACGGCCAAAGGGttcaaagaataaaaagaaaactaTTACAAGCAACTCCAGCGATGTTTATTCTGGTAATGGAGTTGGAGCAATGAATATCTGGAAGGAACACGAGGATAAAACGGCGAGCCTGGCAACTGACCGCATGGAGATTCTGAGTGAAGTTACTATAGCTAAGAAGGATAGCTGCAGCCTGCCCCATGGCTTACATAACGAGAATAAGATTGGTGAATCTGAAAAAGCTAATACTGTTAACTTCATTCCTTGTGAAAATGGGGTTTCTGAGCGGAAGGGTAGCCGAGGGAGGCCAAAGGgcttgaaaaacaaaaagaaagtagTATTTGATGCTGTAGAAATTCAGGGAATGACAGGTGAAATTGCTGTTGATACTAATGGGGTAAATTTGAGCATCAAGCGAAAGAATAGACCTGGACGACCCAAAGGTTCAACAAATAAGAAGTCAAAAAATAAGAgtgaagaaaataataaaactGCAGTAGCACTTATAATGCATGATAACAGAGGAGGTAGTCAAGCTGAGCAGAAAGTGAAATTTTGTGGCCTGCTTCCTGTTGCCACCAAAAATGGGGGAATATCGGGTGAACCTACTTTGTTGGATGCTGAGGGAGGCAGGGTCATTAAGAGGAGAGTTGGCAGAGGGAGACCAAAAGGttcaaagaacaagaaaaagTTAGGAGCTTTCGATATGGGATTGCCTTGTCAAGTTAGTTGTCAGAATGCTATTAGTAGGATGGTTAAGCGCAGAGGGAGGCCAAAGGGATTAAATGATAAGAAGAAAATTGCTATTGTCCCTGCATGCATGGGAGAGCAGGAACTTAGCACATATGCAGAAATAAATGGACTGACACAGCCAGGAGTATTG GACACTATCAGTTGGAAGGATCAGCAGAATTTTAACTGTCATCAATGCAAACATTATAAAGCTGCTGTTGTCTTCTGTTCAAGATGCAAAAGAAAACGCTATTGCAATGATTGTATTGCGAAGTG GTATCCAGAGAGAACAAAAGATGAAGTAGAGTATGCATGCCCTTTCTGTTGCAGGAATTGCAATTGCGGAGCTTGTCTCCAAACAGATGTCTTTTTAAAG GACTGCTGCAAACAAACTGATGAAAAGATAAGACTGGAGGGTTCACTTTATTTGCTTTTCAACATTCTGCCCCTCCTCAGGCATATTCAAAGGGAGCAAAGATCTGAGCTAGATGTTGAAGCAAACATCCGTG GTGTTCGGCTGACAGAAGAAGACGTTACCAAATCACTCATTGATGATGATGATCGAGTATATTG TGATAATTGCAACACATCCATTGTCAATTTCCATAGAAGCTGCCCAAATCCTGATTGCTCTTTTGAAATCTGTATCAATTGTTGTCGGGAACTCAGAGATGGTGCCGCACGTGGAGCTACTGAAGCCAGCTCATCTCTCAGCAAGTCTGTGGAAGCTAGTCATACTGCAGCTTTGAAGGGAAACGTTCCTTCAGATGATTGGAGAAGTCCAGAGGCCCTCCTTGCTAATGGTTGTCCAAATCACATGTTCTCTGATGTTGCTGAATGGAGAGCCAAATCTGATGGCAGTATACCTTGTCCTCCTAAAGAGCATGGTGGTTGTGGCTCTTCATTAATGGCTCTAAGGCGTATCTTTGAAGCAAATTGGGTTGACCAACTAATTCAAAGTGCTGAGGCCCTAACATGCAACTACCACCTTCCAGATATGGATTTATCACATGGGTGTTCAATTTGTCTTGCTACCACTTCTGTCCAAAACAGTGATAACCACTGTCAAGTAAGACAAGCATCTTTTAGGAATAACAGCCACGATAATTCTCTGTACTGTCCTAATGCTGTTCATATTGGTGGTAATGACTTTGAGCATTTTCAAATGCATTGGAGGGCTGGTGAACCTGTAATAGTTAGAAATGCACAAGCTAAGGCCTCTGGTCTTAGCTGGGAGCCAATGGTAATGTGGAGGGCCTTCAGAAACGCAAGGAAAAAGCTGAACGAGGAGACTTTCTCTGTCAAGTCCATTGATTGCTTGGATTGGTGTCAG GTTGAGATAAATATTCATCAGTTCTTCAAGGGCTACTTAGAGGGTCGTTGGCATCGCAGTGGGTGGCCAGAAATATTAAAACTGAAGGATTGGCCTCCAACAAATTCTTTTGAAGAATGTTTGCCGAGGCATGGAGCTGACTTTTTTGCTATGCTTCCCTTCAGCGAATACACTCATCCTAGACGCGGTCTTCTAAATTTGGCCACTAAGCTTCCCGATACTGCCTTGAAGCCAGACTTGGGGCCTAAAACTTATATTGCTTATGGATATCCAGAAGAGCTTCGGAGAGGTGATTCTGTCAcaaaattgcactgtgatatctCTGATGCG GTCAACATATTGACTCATACAACCGAAGTAAATGTCGCTCACGGGCAACGTGAAATCATTGAGAAACTAAGGAAGCAACATGAGGTTGAAGATTCAAAGGAACTTTGTTCAGGCATAGCAGAGGCACTAGACTCTCAACAAAGATTTGACAAAACTGAAACAATTGATTCTAAATCACAGGGAAGCATCGACGATAACAAAAGTTGCTTGTTAGAAACTATGGACAAGGGGAAAGATTTTGATAAAGAAAAAGACATAATTTCCAATATGAAGTACACTGATATTTCTGGCAGAACTTCTCTATCCGATGAGATAAACCCAAGTACCAATAGTTTGGCAATAGTAGAAGCAAGTGTGGCTCTCGAAATCAAGCAAGATTGTGCAGAAGTTGAATGTGGCGGTGCGGTATGGGATATCTTTCGCAGACAAGATGTGCCCAAGTTAACAGAATACTTGCAGAAGCATTGGAGAGAATTTCGCCATATTAACAATGCTCCAGTGACTTCA GTTATTCACCCTATCCATGACCAGACATTCTATTTGAATGAGAAGCACAAAAAACAGCTGAAGGAGGAGTTCA ATGTTGAGCCATGGACGTTTGAGCAGTACCTTGGTGAAGCTGTTTTTATTCCTGCAGGATGCCCACATCAAGTGAGAAATAGACAG TCATGTATCAAGGTTGCTGTTGACTTTGTATCCCCTGAAAATGTTCAAGAATGTATTCGCTTGACAGAGGAGTTTCGCTTGCTCCCCAAAACCCACCGATCTAAGCAAGATATATTGGAG